A region of the Candidatus Nanosynbacter lyticus genome:
TTTTTTGTTCGTCAGAATTAAATTTGCTTAAAACAAAGTCAACGCTACCGATTTGTTTTCGCAGTAAACTGTCGGTGCCGATACGAATATGCCAAAAGTCAGAACCAATGTGAGCATGAAGCGATTTCAAACCGTTGCTGCCAGCGTCGCGGCCGCCTTTACGGACGCGGATTTTACCAAAATCAAGGTCAGTGTCATCATGAATAATTAGTAAATCATCCAGTGTCAGTTTATAAAAATCCATGATCGCTCGCGCGGCAATGCCGACCTCGTTATAATATGTGTTTGGTTTAACTAGTAGTATCTTTTCTCCAGAAAGATTCAGCTCGGCAATGTCGGCGGCAAATTTTGGCTTATTTATGAAATTTACATTTAGCTCAGCAGCAAATTTATCAATAGTCAAAAAGCCAGCATTATGTCTGGTATTGGTATATTTATCGCCAGGATTGCCCAGTGCTAGAATAACTTTCATAGACCTAGTATATCACCTGAGGCTAATAGCGTATAATAAGCATATGGCAAAGCGCGACAATGATTTGGAGTTTAGTGTTAATGCGGCGTTTGACGAAGCGCGGGCGGTTGTTGACAAAGTGCCGCTATATTTGGTCAATGGATCTTTGGGTGCTGGAAAAACCAGCGTCCTTGAATTCTTATTGCAACAAAGTGACTATAAAGGCTCACGGGTAATTGAAAATGAGTATGCTAATGAAAATATCGACGGCTATCGGCTGGAGGGATTGGCGGAGATGGTGACGACGTTGGCTGGCGATTGCGTCTGCTGCTCGTCGAAACACGCATTGACGCGGATGCTGCTGGATTTTTGCCGCAATTCCCCGGCGCCAGTGTTTATCGAAGCGACGGGTGTGGCGCGAACGATGAGCTTAGTTGAGAAACTGATAAATGCACAAATCTTCAATAAGTATGAGCTGATGCAGAGTTTTTACGTAATTGACGCTTACGAGATTTTACACGGGATTGAGCCGGCGCACGAGGTTGAATTACAGGCGGCGGACGTGATTTTGGTGACCAAGGAGGATTTACTAAATAACAATGAACGAGCTGAATACGGCATAAAACTCTCCGCCCTGCCCTACGCCAAGGTGCTGAGCGCGCCGCACGGTCGGTTTGACCTAAGTAAATTAACCACGCCGTCGGGGCTGCTAGCGTTTTTTGACACGTATGACGGCGAGCTGGTCGTGCCGGACAATCCGACGTATGCGGTGCTGGATATTTCTGGTATGAAAATTGCTGCGGCGACTCTGGAAAAAATTTGGCCGGAACTTTTTGACACTTATAAACTTAGGCGGATGAAAGGCTGTTTTATTGACGATAATGGTGTGCGACATCATTTGGAGGCAACGAAAAATCAGATTCAAATAGCTAATTCTGCGGCGGAAGAGCCAGCAAAAATTGTGCTAATTGGTGAACGTGCGGACGAAATTACGCGTGAAGTTTTGTCTGCGCAATTGATGATGTTTGAATAAAAGTTCGCTTTCGTCGTTTCCGACTCATCAGCATAGACACGCATCTATGGAGCAAACACGACAAGTGAGAGAATCTGACGGAGAGTCTACAGACTCGCCATGTTTGCGATGTTATTGCCTGCTACTCCTGGTTGTTGGAGAAGTAGACGACAATGCAAGGGTCGGTGGTAGCTACCCACGGGTTGGATTCTGTGTAGCTGAATTCAACGTCACGAACCTTCTCCTCAAGGCTTTGGAGCTCTTTAAGGAGCTCCTTGCGGCACTCAGAATTGTTTGCGACTGCTGAGGTGATTAGAAGGTCATGGTCATAGATACAGATCTCGTCTGGAAGCTTACCTTTCATAAGGTATTCATTGATTGCGGCTTTCCTGACTTCCTCGCAGAACTCAGAGATCCCCTCCTCGAAGAAGCGGGAGACCTCATTTTTTCTGAGTTCCTCCATCCTCTTCTCTGTTTCCTTGAGGTTGGCAGCCCTCTTTGCCTGGACCTCGGGGGTAATGAATGTAGGCATTGCAGTACTCTCTCCCCATCTGGGCGAACGCCCGTGTTGGAAACACTGATCAACGCCCGGATGGCATAGATCGAAGATGAGGTTTCGGGATACTTCTTAAAATATCGCAAAATCTCACCTTCGTCTTATAGGTTCTCTTCACTTGTCAAAGTACGCTTTCGGACAAGGAATAAATCTCAACTTGTCAACAAAAGCTGTATTCATTTATATCACTAATAGGATAAAATGTCAATAGATTTTGTCAAGAATAAAGTATCATGTGTGTTTTTCAGCGTTTTTGGCCTGCTTGTAAGCTTTGGTGACTGGTGCCAAACCGCGCACAACGCGTTCGCGGTTGGCTTTTAATTGCTTTTCATCGCGGAAAGATAGTTTAATTGGCGTTCCCGCAAAATTGAAAGCTTCACGCAAAGTTCGCTCCAAATAGCGTTTATAGCTCCAGTGGACAAATTTCAGATTACTGCCATATATAACAAACCACGGCGGAGCAACGTCAGTCTGGACAATGTAGCGCAGCTTCGGGTGTGAATTTTTCAGACCAGCTGGCGGATGTGCGGCGATGGCTTTCTGTAAAATGTCGTTTAAGGCACGAGTTTTACATTCTTGGCGACGACGCTTATAGATATCAAGCGCTAGGTCGAATAACTTGGCGACATTCTGTCCAGTGACAGAAGAGGTAAATATTAACGGTGCGTACGGCGTGAACTTGAAGTTATAGCTGATTTGTGGGGCAATTTCATCATGAGTATAGGCGTCTTTGTCCTCAACGGAATCCCACTTGCTGACAACCAGAACAAGCCCCTTGCCCGCTTCGTCGATGATGCCAGCCAGCCGTTGATCTAATTGAACGTTCAATTCGTTAACATCCATCAAGAGAAAACAGACGTCGGCTTCGTTGATGGCCTGCATGGTGCGCAGGACCGAGAACTTTTCGATACCGGTCTCTTGCTTGCCCTGGCGGCGAATGCCAGCGGTGTCGAGTAGCTCGATGGTCTGGCCGTGGTAGCGGACTTGGACGCGGTTGACGTCGCGGGTGGTGCCAGCGACGTTGGCGACGATGGCTTGCTGCTTGCCTGCCAAGGTGTTGAACAGGTTGCTTTTGCCGACATTTGGCCGGCCGATGAGGGCAACGCGAATAATGTCGTCAGGCGCAGTTTCAGTGGCTGGCGGAATGAGATCGGCGATGTTGTCGAGCAGCTCGGAGATGCCGATGTTATGCTCGGTGGAAGTTTTGATGATGGTTTTAATGCCAAGTCGTTTGAATTCGTCAACGTGAAGAGATTCTTTCAGATCAGCTTTATTGGCGATTAAAATGACGGGCTTGCCGCTCTTTAAGGCTTTTTTGGCGAGTTGGCGGTCGGCGTCTGATGGATAGACGGTGGAGTCGACCATGACGAGAATGACGTCGGCAGCGGCAGAAGCATCGGCGATTTGGTCTTGGATGGTGGCTTCGAATTCGTCTTCGGCGGGTTTGAGGCCGGCGGTGTCGATGAGCCAGAATTCGGCGGTTGCACTCGCGCCACGCTCCTTCGCTGGAGTACTCTTTTCGCTCAAATCTCCACTGGAGATTTGTTGCGAGCGTTCGGCTGAAACGCCCGCTTCTCGCGAACATTTCACGGCCTCCAGCGTAGGAGGTGTCGCGTCTGCCGCATTCTCATTAGGAGATGACGCGTGGCGTTTATATGAGACCTTACCAACAACGTTGTCGCGGGTGGTGCCGGCCTCACGGGCGACTATAGCTGTGCGAGAGCGTGTTAAACGGTTAAACATCGAGCTTTTGCCGACGTTGGCTTGACCAATAATAGCGACAGTTGGTAATTTTGACATGATTATAGATTATAACAGTTTTAGGGTGTTTTGGCGAGGAGGCGGTTGTTGGTGGCTATTAGTTGTGTAATATCTTAGACTTAATATCTTTGAGGCGATGATTAAGCCAGCGGCTGCATGAGCTCTCTATTTTCAAATAGTCAAATATATAGTTTGAGCTGTCGTGCTTAAACTTCCTCATCGACAGATCCCCCATTTCAGCATTATTGACGGCTTGGGTATTGTTTGGAAAGTCAGCAATATATATGGCTAAGGATTGTCTGTGTATGAGTATATAGTAGTGATTTTCAGAATTATGTATACAGTAGTAGTCTTGTTTTACTGTGGGTAATGTTTCTAGATTAAGTTTTTCTGCAATATTTTCTAAACCTACTATTACCCTACCATAATCAGAGACCTGTTCATTTATTATTTCAGGAAGAGATTTATTTTTGCTTCCTGAACACAATTCTAAAATACTCTCGCGCCTTTCTTTTATGGAGTCAATTTCTGGCGTTAATGTTTGTAGGTCCAACCAAGCTTCTGCGGCCTGTCCGTGGCTTATGTCTGTCTCTTTCCGCGGTGATTCTGGTGATTTCATGATAAGTTATTCTTTTTATAAATTTAAATACAGAAGATATTCTACAATGTTTTTTATCAAATGTAAATAGGCTAGTTGGAGATTTGTTCTTCCTTCCACTCACCCCTCCTAAGTTCTCCGAGGGAATATTTCCCAAAATCCGTACGATGGAGTTTCTTGACGGTGTAGCCTAGTACGTCAAACGTACGGCGGATTTGACGATTGCGCCCTTCGCTCATCTGAACTATCCAGCGGTAGTCATCGCCATCATGCTGTCTTTCGAGGGTTAATTGACTGGGTCCGTCTGGTAGCTGCACGCCAAAATCATTAATCATCTGCCGATGGAGAGGCTGCAGCGGCTTGTCAATTGTAACTAAGTAGCGCTTAATCTTATAGAAAGACGGGTGTGTCATGCTATGCGCAAAATCACCGTCATTGGTGAGTAGAATTAGGCCAGAGCTGTCTTTGTCCAAGCGACCGACGGGTTTGAGGTGATGGAGGTGTTTTGGCAAGAGCTTGTAAATTGTTGGCACGCCGCCCTGGGAGGCACGTGAGCAGAGATAGCCTGTGGGTTTATGCAGAACGATCAGCTTCTTTGGCTGAATTTCTAAAGTTTGACTATTGTAGGTAATCTGATTTGTGCTAGAAATCTGCTGTCCTAATCTGGCTGGCTGCCCGTCAACTATGATCTTCCCTTTCTCGATTAGTTCGTCAGCCTTACGGCGAGAAACACCCAAACTTAGCGCCACAAATTTATTAAGGCGCCAAGAGTTTTGGTCGTTGTGAGAGTCTGTCATTGCTCTGGAGTTATTGATGGAGGTTGTGGTAGTTGTGAGGCTTCTGGCGTTTGCACGGGAGCGGTCTGTGGTTGGGCTACTTCTGCGCCAACCTGAGGCTCAACAGGTGTCTGGGCGACCTGGGGTGGCGTGACTGGGTTTGCCGGCTGGGCTATTGATGCTGGATTAGCGTCTAATTCCCTAGCCATGAGCTGAGAGATATCAACAGAATTTTGCGAACTGTCAGCGGGTAGCGGTTGGATAATGCGGTCACCTAGTCCAGATGGGCGCGGCACCGACGAAGAGAAAGGCGCTGTAGGTTGCGGTAATGTTGTTGGCTGTGCTGGCGGTGTCGGCATAGCTACTGGTGTTGGCTGCTGAACTGGTTGCGGTGCTTGAGCTTGTGACTGATAGGTTTGCTGTGTTTGTTGTGCAAACTGATTTGCTGTAGGTAATGTTGGTGTGATAGTTGGAGCGGTCTGTGGTTGTGGAGACAATGAAGACACGTCGGGTCTAGTTATTGGTTGTGGTGCTGGAGCTTGTGGCTCTGGCGTATGTGCAGGAGCTGGCTGTGAAACTGGTACGGGATTTGTTCCGACACCAGGCAAATCGCCTAAAGCCTCATGGACTGCCCTGACAACATCTTCAATGCCCACTTGAGATTTAACCAAATATCGATCAGCTCCAAGCTGTTCGCCACGCTTTCGCTGGTCCTCTGAAGATAGGGCTGTCATGATGATTACTTTTACGTCTTTTGTTTCTGTCGTTGAGCGCAGAATGTCTAGCATATCAAAGCCGGAAATCTTTGGCATCATCACGTCACTTAAGATCAATTGCGGACGTTCTTTGATTGCCATGGCCAGAGCTTCTTCGCCGTCGCCCGCCGAAACGATATCGTAGCCCTCCGCCAAAAGCCGCACGCCGTAAATCTCACGTAAGCTTTTGTCGTCCTCGACCAATAAAATTTTTGTCATATACCTATACTATACTGGAGTTTTGACAAAAAATCTATAGTACTTATGGCTATTATTCGCGACCAGGAACTGATAGCTGCTGCCGGTTTCTCTTTATCTCTTCTTCAATTTCAGCCAGGGTTGGCTCGGTAGAAGTTTTAGGTGCTTGTAGATTTGCCGTTTGAGGTTCTGGGCTGGGTGTAGCCGACACCTGAGCAGAAACTGCGCCGTTGGTAATATCTGGAGATTCAATAATAGATTCTTCCGGCCGATTTTCAGGCTTAATTTCAATATTTTCAGCGGTAGCGGGAGATGGGTCTGCTTGGTCTGAGGATTCTGCGTTTATGTTCTCCAAACGCTGAGTAGCTTCCGCGCTACTGACTCGTGGAATTTCTAGGTAAAATGTACTGCCCTCTTTATATTTACTCTCAACACGTAAGTTGCCTGACATTGTTTCAGCTAAGCGGCGGCTTAAGTACAGCCCCAAGCCGGTACCACCAATTTCGCGGGTGTCAGAATTGTCAACGCGATAAAATTTCTGGAATAAATGCGGAATGTCCTCGGCGGGAATGCCTATGCCGCTATCTTTAACGCTTATAGAGATTTGCTTATCGTCACCAGTTATATCTACGGTGACATCTCCAGATGGCGTGTATTTGATGGCGTTTTCTATAAGATTACTAGCAACCTCCCTAAAATGGTCAGGGTCAATATTAGCATAGAATATTGGCTGTAGCGATTTTTCTTTACCTTCGTCAATCGTGTCTGGAGCAAAGATATAATTTAGCTGCTTTTCGTTGGCTTTTGGCGCTAGTCCTTCAAAAATTTCTTTCAGGAATTCATTGATATTGATAATCTTTGGATTATTTTTCATTCGGCCGTCTTCTACTTTACTAATGTCAAGTAGGTCTTGAAATAGCCGACCCAGATGCTGCGCTGATTCGTGGGCTTTAGTGATGAAGTCGCGCGCTTTTTCGTCGATATTGGCAGTGGCTGGATTTAAGGCTAATCCCAAATACCCTTCAATGGAGGCAACTGGTGTGCGCATCTCGTGGCTGGCGGTAGAAATGAATTCAGCCTGCTCACGTTCT
Encoded here:
- the pth gene encoding aminoacyl-tRNA hydrolase, with the translated sequence MKVILALGNPGDKYTNTRHNAGFLTIDKFAAELNVNFINKPKFAADIAELNLSGEKILLVKPNTYYNEVGIAARAIMDFYKLTLDDLLIIHDDTDLDFGKIRVRKGGRDAGSNGLKSLHAHIGSDFWHIRIGTDSLLRKQIGSVDFVLSKFNSDEQKILHSWIFPESIKLINKFLDGTIESFSVKL
- a CDS encoding GTP-binding protein, translated to MAKRDNDLEFSVNAAFDEARAVVDKVPLYLVNGSLGAGKTSVLEFLLQQSDYKGSRVIENEYANENIDGYRLEGLAEMVTTLAGDCVCCSSKHALTRMLLDFCRNSPAPVFIEATGVARTMSLVEKLINAQIFNKYELMQSFYVIDAYEILHGIEPAHEVELQAADVILVTKEDLLNNNERAEYGIKLSALPYAKVLSAPHGRFDLSKLTTPSGLLAFFDTYDGELVVPDNPTYAVLDISGMKIAAATLEKIWPELFDTYKLRRMKGCFIDDNGVRHHLEATKNQIQIANSAAEEPAKIVLIGERADEITREVLSAQLMMFE
- the der gene encoding ribosome biogenesis GTPase Der; translation: MSKLPTVAIIGQANVGKSSMFNRLTRSRTAIVAREAGTTRDNVVGKVSYKRHASSPNENAADATPPTLEAVKCSREAGVSAERSQQISSGDLSEKSTPAKERGASATAEFWLIDTAGLKPAEDEFEATIQDQIADASAAADVILVMVDSTVYPSDADRQLAKKALKSGKPVILIANKADLKESLHVDEFKRLGIKTIIKTSTEHNIGISELLDNIADLIPPATETAPDDIIRVALIGRPNVGKSNLFNTLAGKQQAIVANVAGTTRDVNRVQVRYHGQTIELLDTAGIRRQGKQETGIEKFSVLRTMQAINEADVCFLLMDVNELNVQLDQRLAGIIDEAGKGLVLVVSKWDSVEDKDAYTHDEIAPQISYNFKFTPYAPLIFTSSVTGQNVAKLFDLALDIYKRRRQECKTRALNDILQKAIAAHPPAGLKNSHPKLRYIVQTDVAPPWFVIYGSNLKFVHWSYKRYLERTLREAFNFAGTPIKLSFRDEKQLKANRERVVRGLAPVTKAYKQAKNAEKHT
- a CDS encoding pseudouridine synthase — protein: MTDSHNDQNSWRLNKFVALSLGVSRRKADELIEKGKIIVDGQPARLGQQISSTNQITYNSQTLEIQPKKLIVLHKPTGYLCSRASQGGVPTIYKLLPKHLHHLKPVGRLDKDSSGLILLTNDGDFAHSMTHPSFYKIKRYLVTIDKPLQPLHRQMINDFGVQLPDGPSQLTLERQHDGDDYRWIVQMSEGRNRQIRRTFDVLGYTVKKLHRTDFGKYSLGELRRGEWKEEQISN
- a CDS encoding response regulator transcription factor, with product MTKILLVEDDKSLREIYGVRLLAEGYDIVSAGDGEEALAMAIKERPQLILSDVMMPKISGFDMLDILRSTTETKDVKVIIMTALSSEDQRKRGEQLGADRYLVKSQVGIEDVVRAVHEALGDLPGVGTNPVPVSQPAPAHTPEPQAPAPQPITRPDVSSLSPQPQTAPTITPTLPTANQFAQQTQQTYQSQAQAPQPVQQPTPVAMPTPPAQPTTLPQPTAPFSSSVPRPSGLGDRIIQPLPADSSQNSVDISQLMARELDANPASIAQPANPVTPPQVAQTPVEPQVGAEVAQPQTAPVQTPEASQLPQPPSITPEQ
- a CDS encoding ATP-binding protein produces the protein MKKGGICCKPHTISRFWLRRLCEVALLSCFTIILLYAWARFIPTGYQLPIGLSVSDKAAGVAAIGSLIMLILCFWLPKKHETSVGIFVYLLTVAVSAVTIITSGGVVSPFLAMWIIVAIFAGFFGIAILGIMALLVVLQIIAFVTQSGINTQFIIGHIFFGFLPLIFSLILWGRRQQSDNSVSNLENKLSAVEGKSDVVINAINDGVLAISKDGNIELINPSAQQIIGWEQGDALGLNWKSVLKLVASDGKEVDELENPISQSLSKNQPAHSDKFFLLTSSEKRILVSVVSSPVGTDGEGVIVVFRDITKEKAEEREQAEFISTASHEMRTPVASIEGYLGLALNPATANIDEKARDFITKAHESAQHLGRLFQDLLDISKVEDGRMKNNPKIININEFLKEIFEGLAPKANEKQLNYIFAPDTIDEGKEKSLQPIFYANIDPDHFREVASNLIENAIKYTPSGDVTVDITGDDKQISISVKDSGIGIPAEDIPHLFQKFYRVDNSDTREIGGTGLGLYLSRRLAETMSGNLRVESKYKEGSTFYLEIPRVSSAEATQRLENINAESSDQADPSPATAENIEIKPENRPEESIIESPDITNGAVSAQVSATPSPEPQTANLQAPKTSTEPTLAEIEEEIKRNRQQLSVPGRE